The Candidatus Zixiibacteriota bacterium genome has a segment encoding these proteins:
- a CDS encoding glycosyltransferase family 9 protein, producing MKHLILARTDAIGDLILTIPVARAIKEQHPEISLTMLVSRYVVPLIRKEPYLDQIITIPGRDLHEPGRVNAFSRDLRRLGADAILFFYPRPWLALAAWSARIEQRIGTGRRFYSLLFNRRVNLGRKNSGLHELELNYRLAESVFPELKRFEPHLHKDHEAIEAARLLMEDVGAIGGRYVVVHPLSHGSAPNWRLNRYAELTRQLAQAGIECLVTGSELERDLIEAAFGALDPRIHLVAGRTDLPTLVALIRGARLLVSGSTGPIHIASAVGTFAVGIYPPESALAATRWGPRGQANKLFAPPVHALKGDLQAAMETIGVDEVARFIGRHLDADNVTKAG from the coding sequence ATGAAGCACCTGATCCTCGCTCGCACCGATGCCATCGGCGATCTGATTCTGACGATTCCGGTCGCGCGCGCCATCAAAGAGCAGCACCCGGAAATCTCGTTGACCATGCTGGTCTCGCGCTATGTCGTGCCGCTGATCCGCAAGGAGCCATATTTGGATCAGATCATTACAATCCCGGGCCGCGATCTGCACGAGCCCGGCCGTGTCAATGCGTTCTCCCGCGATCTGCGGCGGCTTGGCGCCGATGCGATCCTCTTTTTCTATCCGCGGCCGTGGCTGGCACTGGCTGCTTGGTCGGCGCGAATCGAACAGCGGATCGGCACCGGTCGACGCTTCTATAGTCTGCTCTTCAACCGCCGCGTCAATCTCGGCCGCAAAAACAGCGGTCTGCACGAGCTGGAGTTGAATTATCGACTTGCGGAATCGGTGTTTCCGGAACTGAAGCGATTTGAGCCCCACTTGCACAAGGATCACGAAGCCATTGAAGCGGCGCGCCTGCTCATGGAAGACGTCGGGGCGATTGGGGGAAGATACGTCGTTGTGCATCCGCTCTCGCATGGATCGGCCCCGAATTGGCGGCTCAACCGGTATGCTGAGCTGACGCGCCAACTGGCGCAGGCCGGGATCGAGTGCCTCGTCACCGGCTCCGAGCTGGAGCGCGATCTGATCGAGGCGGCATTCGGTGCCCTTGACCCCCGCATTCACCTGGTGGCCGGCCGCACTGACCTGCCCACCCTCGTGGCGCTGATTCGCGGCGCGCGCCTGCTGGTGTCCGGCAGCACTGGACCGATTCACATCGCCTCGGCCGTCGGCACCTTCGCTGTCGGCATCTATCCTCCGGAATCAGCGCTGGCGGCGACCCGCTGGGGGCCGCGCGGTCAGGCAAACAAATTGTTCGCGCCGCCGGTACATGCTTTGAAGGGCGATTTACAGGCGGCGATGGAGACGATCGGCGTGGATGAAGTTGCCCGCTTCATCGGCCGACACCTCGATGCCGATAATGTTACCAAGGCAGGTTGA
- a CDS encoding bifunctional (p)ppGpp synthetase/guanosine-3',5'-bis(diphosphate) 3'-pyrophosphohydrolase, translated as MDKFVYPNTSDLLTRYRTPVGLMNLAEFVIQVEAMNSNINIPVVRKAYEFSNWAHKGQKRASGEPYIEHCLNVGFILAEQHLDGDTVAAGLLHDVVEDCKVSIDEIAREFSPEISALVDGVTKLGHFHYKSKTEEQADYFRKMLISMANDIRVIIIKLADRLHNMRTLEYLPHDKQIEIATETREIFAPLAHRFGMAKIKWELEDLSLKYLKGDAYRYLMERIDLTRAEREGYIDEICGTLGKALRDEGLQVEITGRAKHFDSIYRKMVKRQKPFEEIYDLIAIRIVTPTIRDCYHTLGVIHQMWTPVADRFHDYIATPKQNGYQSLHTTVVGPNGRMVEIQIRTPSMHYIAEYGIAAHWLYKEGKHVLDESDRQLSWLREVLDWQKDMTNPEEFMEFLKIDLFQDEVFVFTPNGELKHLPLGATALDFAFAVHTNVGVHCTGTKVNGRLVPFDTVLKSGDEVEVMTSPHAEPSADWLKICKTTSARAKIRKYRKQKGFEESLALGKEMFERAIKKRNAKYPSDEDLLDAALALSYPGIEPMFSKLGSGDLALGSLMAKLFPEELTQPEKPSIIKKFVDRARGGKGIRVEGMGNMMFRFANCCQPVPGEKIVGFITRGRGLSIHRADCVNAIIAAQEPERRVDVSWDVGTEQNFLVRLAIVVEYRKNILYDITEVMANCDAEVRGAELSTKGPVSVGNFVLEIKNISHLNRVIAAIKKKIPRVVRIERVYGGETETTESSSDSES; from the coding sequence GTGGACAAGTTCGTATACCCCAATACCAGTGATCTTCTGACGCGCTATCGCACGCCGGTCGGGTTGATGAACCTGGCGGAATTCGTCATTCAGGTCGAAGCGATGAATTCCAATATCAACATCCCGGTGGTGCGTAAGGCGTACGAGTTCTCGAATTGGGCGCACAAGGGGCAAAAGCGTGCCTCCGGCGAACCGTATATCGAACACTGCCTCAATGTGGGCTTCATTCTGGCTGAGCAGCATCTTGACGGCGACACCGTCGCCGCCGGACTGCTGCACGATGTGGTCGAAGACTGCAAGGTCAGCATCGATGAGATCGCTCGCGAGTTCTCCCCGGAGATTTCTGCGCTGGTCGATGGGGTGACCAAGCTCGGCCATTTCCACTACAAGAGCAAAACCGAAGAACAGGCCGACTATTTCCGCAAGATGTTGATTTCGATGGCGAACGATATCCGCGTGATTATCATCAAGCTCGCCGACCGCCTGCATAACATGCGCACGCTCGAATACCTGCCGCACGACAAGCAAATCGAGATCGCGACCGAAACACGGGAAATCTTCGCCCCGCTGGCGCACCGCTTCGGCATGGCCAAGATCAAGTGGGAGCTGGAAGACCTCTCTTTGAAATACTTGAAAGGCGACGCCTATCGCTATTTGATGGAACGAATCGATCTAACCCGAGCCGAGCGCGAAGGCTATATCGACGAAATCTGTGGCACCCTCGGCAAGGCACTACGCGACGAGGGTCTGCAGGTCGAGATCACCGGCCGCGCCAAGCACTTCGACTCCATCTACCGCAAGATGGTCAAGCGGCAGAAACCGTTCGAGGAAATCTACGACCTGATCGCGATTCGCATCGTGACACCGACGATCCGCGATTGCTATCACACGCTCGGCGTCATCCACCAGATGTGGACGCCTGTGGCCGATCGCTTCCACGACTACATCGCCACGCCTAAACAAAACGGCTACCAGTCGCTGCACACGACCGTCGTCGGGCCCAACGGCCGGATGGTCGAAATTCAAATTCGCACTCCCTCGATGCACTATATCGCCGAGTACGGTATCGCCGCCCACTGGCTCTACAAGGAGGGCAAACATGTCCTCGACGAGAGCGACCGCCAGTTGTCCTGGCTGCGCGAAGTCCTCGATTGGCAGAAGGACATGACCAACCCCGAGGAATTCATGGAGTTCCTCAAGATCGATCTCTTCCAGGACGAAGTGTTTGTGTTCACACCGAATGGCGAGCTTAAGCACCTGCCGCTGGGTGCTACCGCGCTCGACTTCGCCTTCGCCGTCCACACCAACGTCGGCGTCCACTGCACCGGCACCAAGGTCAACGGCCGGCTCGTGCCGTTCGACACCGTGCTCAAGTCGGGCGACGAAGTCGAAGTAATGACCTCGCCGCATGCGGAACCGTCGGCGGATTGGCTGAAGATCTGCAAGACCACCTCGGCGCGCGCGAAAATCCGTAAATACCGCAAACAGAAAGGTTTCGAGGAGTCGTTGGCGCTGGGCAAAGAAATGTTCGAGCGCGCGATCAAGAAGCGCAACGCCAAGTATCCCAGTGATGAGGATTTGCTCGACGCCGCGCTGGCACTGTCGTACCCCGGCATTGAGCCGATGTTCTCCAAACTCGGCTCCGGCGATCTGGCGCTTGGCAGTTTGATGGCCAAGCTCTTCCCCGAGGAATTGACCCAGCCGGAGAAGCCCTCGATCATCAAGAAATTCGTCGACCGCGCGCGCGGCGGCAAGGGAATACGAGTCGAAGGGATGGGGAACATGATGTTCCGCTTCGCCAACTGCTGCCAGCCGGTGCCGGGCGAAAAGATCGTCGGCTTCATCACCCGCGGTCGCGGACTGTCGATCCACCGTGCCGACTGCGTCAACGCGATCATCGCGGCGCAAGAACCGGAACGGCGAGTCGACGTATCGTGGGACGTCGGTACCGAGCAAAACTTCCTCGTGCGGCTGGCGATTGTGGTTGAGTACCGGAAGAATATTTTGTACGATATCACGGAAGTGATGGCGAATTGCGACGCCGAGGTGCGCGGCGCGGAGCTGTCGACCAAGGGACCGGTGTCCGTCGGCAATTTCGTGCTCGAGATCAAAAACATCAGTCACCTCAACCGCGTGATTGCCGCCATCAAGAAAAAAATTCCGCGCGTGGTGCGCATCGAGCGCGTCTACGGCGGCGAAACCGAAACGACTGAGAGCAGCAGTGACTCCGAATCCTGA
- a CDS encoding ComF family protein: MSTGPQLSVRSIVRNLLDFLYPPTCQICRKMFESTDDNIWLCPACRAQLQLLPSPLCPVCRTALPDPERGCSACRRRAQYRWLYALSVYDDRFSHLVKAFKYENRADLGTYLGRWLGEQLRSFPLSAEIEAVCAVPIHPRKEHRRGFSQTAIIAAAVAEQLDVAYAPEQLRQVRRNRDQIGLTVEERFRNVHEVFAVAEPFDLYGKYVLLIDDVTTSGATLNAAAFVLKQAGARQVAAATLAMALEDGVDPAELHALLPEDF; the protein is encoded by the coding sequence GTGAGCACCGGACCGCAACTCTCCGTCCGCAGTATCGTTCGTAATCTCCTCGATTTTCTCTACCCGCCGACTTGCCAGATTTGCCGGAAGATGTTCGAGTCGACTGACGACAACATCTGGCTCTGTCCGGCTTGCCGCGCCCAACTGCAGCTCCTGCCGTCGCCCCTGTGCCCGGTCTGCCGCACGGCCCTGCCTGATCCGGAACGCGGTTGCAGCGCCTGCCGTCGCCGCGCTCAATATCGCTGGCTCTACGCGCTCAGCGTCTACGACGATCGCTTCTCGCACCTCGTCAAGGCCTTCAAGTATGAGAATCGCGCGGACTTGGGAACCTATCTCGGACGATGGCTGGGCGAGCAATTGCGTTCGTTTCCCCTGAGCGCTGAGATCGAAGCCGTCTGCGCGGTGCCGATTCATCCGCGAAAGGAACACCGCCGCGGCTTCAGCCAGACCGCCATCATCGCCGCCGCGGTTGCCGAGCAACTCGACGTCGCCTACGCGCCGGAGCAACTGCGACAAGTTCGGCGCAATCGCGATCAGATTGGCCTGACGGTGGAGGAGCGCTTCCGCAACGTGCACGAGGTCTTCGCCGTGGCCGAGCCCTTCGATCTCTACGGCAAGTACGTGCTCCTGATCGATGACGTCACGACCTCCGGCGCGACCCTCAACGCCGCAGCTTTCGTGCTCAAACAAGCCGGCGCGCGGCAGGTCGCGGCCGCAACGCTGGCGATGGCGCTGGAGGACGGTGTCGATCCGGCCGAATTGCACGCGCTCCTGCC
- a CDS encoding tetratricopeptide repeat protein, whose translation MTPNPDKCPRCGAARTGEFKYCPQCGANYDALNKIKTPKPQKETVRRRRWEWAALVGVVLLTAVIFIVYTAAKDNIVPAQPPAQQQSQPQQQATNPAATMPLGDDFNSIVQRGHQLMDSRQFAQAIPMYERALTLDSLQPDIMVDLGACYHAVGDFEEATFQFRRALAQQPNHAIAIFNMGVVAMTVSDTASARQWWTKFLEVAPDSPQAPTVRERLKNL comes from the coding sequence GTGACTCCGAATCCTGACAAGTGCCCCCGTTGCGGCGCCGCGCGCACCGGCGAGTTCAAGTACTGTCCCCAGTGCGGTGCCAACTATGATGCCTTGAACAAGATCAAAACGCCCAAGCCGCAGAAGGAGACTGTGCGCCGTCGCCGCTGGGAATGGGCGGCATTGGTCGGCGTCGTGCTGCTGACCGCCGTCATTTTTATAGTTTACACCGCCGCCAAGGACAACATCGTGCCGGCGCAGCCGCCGGCACAGCAACAGTCACAGCCGCAACAGCAAGCGACGAATCCAGCCGCGACAATGCCGTTGGGCGACGATTTCAATAGCATCGTTCAGCGCGGCCACCAACTGATGGATAGCCGTCAGTTCGCCCAGGCCATTCCCATGTACGAACGCGCTCTCACTCTTGATTCGCTCCAACCCGACATCATGGTTGACCTTGGCGCTTGCTATCATGCCGTTGGCGACTTCGAAGAAGCCACGTTCCAGTTCCGCCGCGCGCTGGCCCAGCAGCCGAATCATGCGATCGCAATCTTCAACATGGGTGTCGTAGCCATGACCGTCAGCGATACCGCTTCCGCCCGGCAGTGGTGGACCAAATTCCTCGAGGTGGCGCCCGATTCGCCGCAGGCGCCGACCGTGCGCGAGCGGCTGAAGAACTTGTAG
- a CDS encoding glycosyltransferase family 9 protein, whose product MQQKLERKAPKLARFLKEFEIQFKWLFIWLFLRLLSGPSRRRPKPIDPRRVKAVLFLRQDKIGDMVVMLPTLHTLKHHRPDITIGVLASPVNQMVVEFDRSVDKIHIYRKSLPAMLKTFREVQKINYDMVVDLMTGTSVTSLVIAMLCSPRAYRVGIGKESFRKYYDYYTLEAMNHAKRLHITEMFRATIEPLGIPLRDGVRDGKLALSEAQQRRGAELAQQLRDPRYRGLIMLNVSAGKTDRTLSQAKFIRLVGDVSRRYPDLQFMVSYAPNELHLAKKAHAAGGENVTLLPRGVKIMELAALMPHLDAIVSVDTSVCHIAANLDVPLLAMFTGNTFNLARWHPYGRRVWVLQSPDWKAVDGITYEMLAEAVDNFIADLTRQSILQRTA is encoded by the coding sequence ATGCAGCAGAAGTTAGAACGGAAAGCGCCTAAACTGGCGCGCTTTCTCAAAGAGTTCGAAATCCAGTTCAAGTGGCTGTTTATCTGGCTCTTCTTGCGCCTGCTCTCCGGCCCCAGCCGGCGCCGCCCCAAACCGATCGACCCGCGCCGGGTGAAAGCCGTGCTGTTCCTGCGGCAGGACAAAATCGGCGATATGGTGGTCATGTTGCCGACGCTGCACACGCTCAAACATCATCGCCCCGATATCACCATCGGCGTGCTCGCTTCACCGGTCAATCAGATGGTCGTCGAATTCGACCGCTCGGTGGACAAGATTCATATTTACCGCAAATCCCTGCCGGCCATGCTCAAAACCTTCCGCGAGGTGCAGAAGATCAACTACGACATGGTCGTCGATCTGATGACCGGCACGTCCGTGACCTCGCTGGTCATCGCCATGCTCTGCTCGCCGCGTGCCTACCGCGTCGGCATCGGCAAGGAATCATTCCGCAAATATTACGACTACTACACGCTCGAGGCGATGAATCACGCCAAGCGCCTGCACATTACCGAGATGTTCCGCGCCACCATCGAACCGCTCGGCATTCCGCTGCGCGACGGCGTGCGCGACGGCAAACTGGCGTTAAGCGAAGCGCAGCAGCGCCGCGGTGCCGAATTGGCGCAGCAACTTCGCGATCCCCGCTATCGCGGCCTGATCATGCTCAACGTCTCGGCGGGGAAGACCGACCGCACACTGAGCCAGGCGAAATTCATCCGGCTGGTCGGTGACGTCTCGCGCCGCTATCCCGACCTCCAGTTCATGGTCTCGTATGCACCGAATGAGCTGCACCTCGCCAAGAAGGCACACGCGGCCGGAGGCGAAAACGTGACCTTGCTCCCGCGCGGCGTCAAGATCATGGAATTGGCCGCGCTCATGCCGCATCTGGATGCCATCGTCTCGGTTGACACCTCGGTCTGCCATATCGCCGCCAACCTCGATGTGCCGCTGCTCGCGATGTTCACCGGCAATACCTTCAATCTCGCCCGCTGGCACCCCTACGGCCGGCGTGTCTGGGTGCTGCAATCGCCCGACTGGAAAGCCGTCGACGGAATCACGTACGAGATGTTGGCCGAAGCCGTCGACAACTTCATCGCCGACTTGACCCGGCAGTCAATTTTGCAAAGGACGGCCTGA
- a CDS encoding glycosyltransferase family 2 protein: MPRLSVIIITLNEERNLRRCLESVRFADEIVLYDTGSTDRTLEIAREFNCRILEMAFSGFGIAKQKALDAATGDWVLSIDADEELDEELQRAVQAAIAGGEHAGYELVRKSQFLGRWIMHSGWYPDRILRLFQREQARFTDARVHERAVVDGSVGQLTGHMLHYTYGDISQYLKKMDQYSSLSALTLHKDGRRFATSQLLVKPPAYFVKMYLLKSGWRDGLPGLILALLSSFHELVKFAKLWEVERR; this comes from the coding sequence GTGCCGCGACTGTCAGTCATTATCATCACGCTCAACGAGGAACGCAATCTCCGGCGCTGCCTCGAATCGGTGCGCTTCGCCGATGAAATCGTTCTCTACGACACCGGCTCGACCGACCGTACACTCGAGATTGCGCGCGAATTCAACTGCCGGATTCTGGAGATGGCGTTTTCCGGTTTCGGCATTGCCAAACAGAAGGCGCTCGATGCCGCGACCGGCGACTGGGTGTTGTCGATCGATGCCGATGAAGAACTGGACGAAGAACTGCAGCGCGCGGTGCAGGCGGCCATTGCCGGCGGGGAACATGCCGGCTACGAGCTCGTGCGCAAGAGCCAATTTCTTGGGCGCTGGATCATGCACTCCGGCTGGTATCCCGACCGGATCCTGCGGCTGTTCCAGCGCGAGCAGGCGCGCTTCACCGACGCCCGGGTTCATGAACGCGCCGTGGTCGACGGCAGTGTCGGTCAGCTGACGGGACACATGCTGCACTACACCTACGGCGACATTTCGCAGTACCTAAAAAAAATGGACCAGTATTCGTCGCTGTCGGCGCTGACCCTCCACAAAGACGGCCGCCGTTTTGCCACCTCTCAATTGCTGGTCAAGCCGCCGGCCTACTTCGTCAAGATGTACCTGTTGAAAAGCGGTTGGCGCGACGGCCTCCCGGGTCTGATCCTGGCGCTGCTGTCGAGCTTTCACGAACTGGTCAAGTTCGCCAAACTCTGGGAAGTGGAGCGCCGATGA